The genomic window CCGCGCTGCGCTGGTTCGTTCTCGACGACAGCGCCACGCGCAGCCAGCATGCGTTCTTCAACGACGCACCGGACCTGGAGTACCACTGGCTCGCCACGCGCACGCCGCTGGGCGAGAAGCGCAACAGGCTCAACCGCCTGGCCCAGGCCTGGGGCGCCGACATCATCTGCAGCATGGATGATGACGACTGGTACGGCCCCCGCTACGTGCAGGACATGACCGACCTGCTGCGAAGCAGCGACGCCTGCTTCGCAGGCTCGGGCGACGACTACTACTTCGACGCGCGCGGCCAGCGCGTGCTGTTCATCAACGCCGTTCGCGACCACATGAGCTGCAACGGCGTGCTCTGCTACAAGAGCTTCGTGCTCGGCGAGCGCGCCTACGACAGTGGGGCAGCGTCCGCGGAAGAGCCCGCCTTCATCCGCCGCGACAAGGTCCTGCAACACCCGGACGTGCGACGCATCCACCTGGCGCTCGCCTTCGAGCAGAACACCGTCAGCAAGCGCAATTACCTGCGCGACCCACGCTGCCGGACCGACCTGAGCCTGGACGACTTCCCCATGCAGGAAGCGGATCGGCAGTTCTACCGCAGCCTGGCATAGCGCGGCCAACCCGCGAATCCGACGGGTGGCGGCGTTCCCCGTCGGACGCCGCGTTGTGGCTGGTCCCAGCGGGTGCGGGTGGATTACG from Pseudomonas sp. GCEP-101 includes these protein-coding regions:
- a CDS encoding glycosyltransferase family 2 protein, which gives rise to MLLHRLNKPLAELKVAVVTPTYERDRFLGQSLRYFRAQQHSCAALRWFVLDDSATRSQHAFFNDAPDLEYHWLATRTPLGEKRNRLNRLAQAWGADIICSMDDDDWYGPRYVQDMTDLLRSSDACFAGSGDDYYFDARGQRVLFINAVRDHMSCNGVLCYKSFVLGERAYDSGAASAEEPAFIRRDKVLQHPDVRRIHLALAFEQNTVSKRNYLRDPRCRTDLSLDDFPMQEADRQFYRSLA